From a single Flavobacterium sp. genomic region:
- the glyA gene encoding serine hydroxymethyltransferase: MQRDEQIFDLILDEQDRQIHGIELIASENFVSDQVMEAAGSCLTNKYAEGYPGKRYYGGCEVVDVVEQIAIDRAKALFGAEYVNVQPHSGSQANTAVFAACLKPGDTILGFDLSHGGHLTHGSPVNFSGKLYNPVFYGVEEETGVLNYDKIQEIALANKPKMIIAGASAYSRDMDFARFRAIADSVGALLLADISHPAGLIAKGLLNDPVPHCHIITTTTHKTLRGPRGGMIMMGKDFENPWGLTTPKGEIRMMSHVLDMSVFPGNQGGPLMHIIAAKAVAFGECLTDEFFRYAMQVKKNAQAMAEAFNKRGYKLISGGTDNHMMLIDLRNKGISGKDAENALVKAEITVNKNMVPFDDKSPFVTSGIRVGTPAITTRGLVEEDMETVVALIDKVLMNYTDEAVLEQVAEEVNELMSERAMFVF; the protein is encoded by the coding sequence ATGCAACGCGACGAACAAATTTTTGACCTAATTCTTGACGAACAAGATAGACAAATTCACGGAATTGAATTAATTGCTTCTGAAAACTTTGTAAGTGACCAAGTGATGGAAGCTGCTGGTTCATGTTTAACAAATAAATATGCCGAAGGCTATCCTGGTAAGCGTTACTATGGTGGTTGTGAAGTGGTAGATGTTGTTGAACAAATTGCTATTGATAGAGCTAAAGCTTTATTTGGAGCGGAATATGTAAACGTTCAACCACATTCGGGTTCTCAAGCAAATACTGCAGTTTTTGCAGCGTGTTTAAAACCAGGTGATACGATTTTAGGTTTTGATTTATCGCATGGTGGTCATTTAACACATGGTTCTCCAGTTAATTTTTCGGGAAAATTATACAATCCTGTTTTTTACGGAGTAGAAGAGGAGACGGGCGTTTTGAATTATGATAAAATTCAAGAAATAGCTTTAGCCAACAAACCAAAAATGATTATTGCAGGAGCATCTGCTTATTCTCGCGATATGGATTTTGCTCGTTTTAGAGCAATTGCAGATAGCGTTGGTGCTTTGTTATTAGCTGATATTTCACACCCAGCCGGATTAATTGCAAAAGGATTATTAAACGATCCAGTTCCTCATTGTCATATTATAACGACAACCACTCATAAGACTTTAAGAGGTCCTAGAGGTGGAATGATTATGATGGGTAAAGATTTTGAAAATCCATGGGGATTAACAACTCCAAAAGGAGAAATCAGAATGATGTCACATGTATTAGATATGTCGGTTTTTCCTGGAAATCAAGGTGGGCCTTTGATGCATATTATTGCTGCTAAAGCGGTTGCTTTTGGGGAGTGTTTAACAGATGAGTTTTTCCGTTATGCGATGCAAGTAAAGAAAAATGCACAAGCAATGGCAGAAGCTTTCAATAAAAGAGGTTATAAATTAATTTCAGGTGGTACCGATAACCACATGATGTTGATTGATTTAAGAAATAAAGGAATTTCAGGTAAAGATGCCGAAAATGCATTGGTCAAAGCTGAAATTACAGTAAATAAAAATATGGTTCCATTTGATGATAAATCACCATTTGTTACTTCTGGTATCCGTGTAGGTACTCCAGCAATTACAACTCGTGGTTTAGTAGAAGAAGATATGGAAACGGTTGTTGCTTTAATTGATAAAGTGTTAATGAATTATACTGATGAAGCTGTTTTGGAACAAGTGGCAGAAGAAGTAAATGAATTAATGAGCGAAAGAGCAATGTTTGTGTTCTAA
- the fahA gene encoding fumarylacetoacetase: MPIIANDINRKSWIPVPKNSDFPIQNIPFGVFITKDDVITIGTRIGNCAIDMGALQQLGYFEGIDLTDDMFMQDTLNDFISDGKKTWRLVRNRLAELFDENNPKLRDNKSHKEVVIFKVEDIEMLLPVQIGDYTDFYSSKEHATNVGKMFRDPENALLPNWLHIPVGYHGRSSTIVPSGIPVHRPYGQTLPNGETSPVFGPSKLVDFELETAFITTDANLMGEPIPVEEAEEHIFGMVLFNDWSARDIQKWEYVPLGPFLAKNFASSISPWIVTMDALEPFRVKGPEQSPEPLPYLQQKGAKAFDINLEVAIHPENAVETVVSRSNFKYMYWSMAQQLAHHTINGCRVNSGDMMGSGTISGPTEDSFGSMLELSWGGQKPLKMNDGSERKFINDNDTVIIRGFCQNDNLRIGFGEVSSKLLPAVDLKL, translated from the coding sequence ATGCCAATTATCGCAAACGATATTAACAGAAAATCATGGATTCCTGTACCTAAAAACAGCGACTTCCCTATTCAAAACATTCCTTTTGGTGTTTTCATTACAAAAGATGACGTTATAACTATTGGGACTCGAATTGGAAATTGTGCCATTGATATGGGCGCTTTACAACAATTAGGTTATTTTGAAGGCATTGATTTAACAGACGATATGTTCATGCAAGACACTTTAAACGATTTTATTTCTGACGGAAAGAAAACTTGGCGATTAGTTCGTAATCGTTTAGCAGAACTTTTTGATGAGAACAATCCAAAATTAAGAGATAATAAGTCACATAAGGAAGTTGTAATTTTTAAAGTAGAAGATATTGAAATGCTTTTACCTGTTCAAATTGGTGATTATACCGATTTTTATAGTTCAAAAGAGCACGCTACTAATGTAGGTAAAATGTTCCGTGATCCAGAAAATGCATTATTACCAAACTGGTTGCATATTCCTGTTGGCTACCATGGAAGAAGTTCTACAATTGTTCCTTCTGGAATTCCAGTACACAGACCTTATGGACAAACCTTGCCAAATGGTGAAACTAGTCCTGTGTTTGGACCTTCTAAATTAGTGGATTTTGAATTAGAAACTGCTTTTATTACTACAGATGCTAATTTAATGGGAGAACCAATTCCTGTTGAAGAAGCCGAAGAACATATTTTCGGAATGGTTTTATTTAACGACTGGAGTGCGCGTGATATTCAAAAATGGGAATATGTACCACTTGGACCCTTCTTAGCAAAAAACTTTGCTTCATCAATTTCACCATGGATTGTAACAATGGATGCTTTAGAACCTTTTAGAGTAAAAGGACCTGAGCAATCACCAGAACCACTACCATACTTACAACAAAAAGGCGCAAAAGCATTTGATATCAATTTAGAAGTAGCTATTCATCCAGAAAATGCAGTAGAAACTGTAGTTTCGCGTTCGAATTTTAAATATATGTATTGGTCAATGGCGCAACAATTAGCGCATCATACCATTAATGGATGTAGAGTAAATTCAGGTGACATGATGGGAAGTGGAACTATTTCAGGTCCAACAGAAGATTCTTTTGGTTCTATGTTAGAATTGAGTTGGGGCGGACAAAAACCATTAAAAATGAATGATGGCTCTGAGCGTAAATTCATCAACGACAACGATACTGTTATTATTAGAGGATTTTGCCAAAATGATAACTTACGAATTGGATTTGGAGAAGTTTCGAGTAAATTGTTACCAGCGGTTGATTTAAAATTATAA
- the uvrA gene encoding excinuclease ABC subunit UvrA: MQHTTEETIEIIGARAHNLKNIDVSIPREKLVVITGLSGSGKSSLAFDTIYAEGQRRYIETFSAYARQFLGGLERPDVDKIDGLSPVIAIEQKTTSKSPRSTVGTITEIYDFLRLLYARGADAFSYNSGEKMVSYSDEQIKQLILEDFNGKRINILAPVVRSRKGHYRELFEQIAKQGFLKVRVNGQIRDLEFGMKVDRYKTHDIEIVIDRMAIDTEEDTDKRLSESIKTAMYHGDDVIMVIEQESQEVRFYSRNLMCPTSGISYPNPEPNNFSFNSPKGACPCCNGLGTVNEINLQKIIPNPKSSIKNGGFAPLGEYKSSWIFKQLEIIAQKYDFKITDAIETIPQEAMDMILYGGSEKFSVVSKVMGITKDYKIDFEGISNFIKNQYDNSDSASIKRWAKEFMDENDCPECEGTRLRKESLYFKLNGKNIGELVQMDIAELSEWFADLDNHLSEKQKVIAVEVVKEITARLQFLLDVGLNYLSLNRSSKSLSGGEAQRIRLATQIGSQLVGVLYILDEPSIGLHQRDNERLIKSLESLRDIGNSVIVVEHDKDMIERADYVIDIGPKAGRFGGQIISKGTPKELLKKDTITAQYLNGKLKIEVPKTRREGNGKSIKLSGATGNNLKNVSIEIPLGKLVCVTGVSGSGKSTLINETLYPILNAHFFNAVKKPQPYKKIEGLEHIDKVIDIDQSPIGRTPRSNPATYTDVFSEIRSLYTQTPEAMIRGYKPGRFSFNVKGGRCETCEGSGVRTIEMSFLPDVYVECETCMGKRFNRETLEIRYKGKSISDVLNMTVDETVEFFENIPKIYRKVKTIQDVGLGYINLGQQSTTLSGGEAQRIKLATELSKKDTGNTFYILDEPTTGLHFEDIRVLMDVINVLVEKGNTVLIIEHNLDVVKLADYVIDIGYEGGKGGGEVVAKGTPEEIVKNKKSYTAQFLKKELS; this comes from the coding sequence ATGCAACACACAACTGAGGAAACTATCGAAATTATTGGCGCTAGAGCCCATAATCTTAAAAATATTGATGTATCTATTCCGCGCGAAAAACTGGTAGTAATTACTGGTCTTTCGGGGTCTGGGAAATCGTCATTAGCTTTTGATACTATTTATGCCGAAGGACAACGTAGATATATTGAAACGTTTTCTGCTTATGCGCGTCAGTTTTTGGGCGGATTAGAGCGTCCGGATGTAGATAAAATCGACGGACTTTCGCCTGTGATTGCCATTGAACAAAAAACTACAAGTAAATCACCTCGTTCAACCGTTGGAACTATTACAGAAATATACGATTTCTTACGTTTGTTGTATGCTAGAGGAGCTGATGCTTTCAGTTACAATTCAGGTGAGAAAATGGTTTCGTATTCAGATGAACAAATAAAACAATTGATTTTAGAAGATTTTAATGGTAAACGCATCAATATTTTAGCGCCTGTTGTTCGTTCTCGTAAAGGACATTATCGTGAGTTATTTGAGCAAATTGCTAAACAAGGTTTTTTAAAAGTTCGTGTGAATGGCCAGATTCGGGATTTAGAATTCGGCATGAAAGTCGATCGTTATAAAACGCATGATATTGAAATTGTAATTGATAGAATGGCAATTGATACGGAAGAAGATACCGACAAGCGTTTGTCAGAAAGTATCAAAACAGCTATGTATCATGGTGATGACGTAATTATGGTGATTGAACAAGAAAGCCAAGAAGTTCGCTTTTACAGTCGTAATTTAATGTGTCCGACTTCTGGAATTTCGTATCCAAATCCGGAACCAAATAATTTTTCATTCAATTCTCCAAAAGGCGCTTGTCCATGTTGTAACGGATTAGGAACTGTGAATGAAATCAACTTACAAAAAATCATTCCAAATCCAAAATCATCAATTAAAAATGGTGGTTTTGCTCCTTTGGGCGAATATAAAAGTTCTTGGATTTTCAAGCAATTGGAAATTATTGCTCAAAAATATGATTTCAAAATTACCGATGCTATCGAAACCATTCCGCAAGAAGCAATGGATATGATTTTGTATGGTGGAAGCGAAAAATTTTCAGTCGTTTCAAAGGTGATGGGAATTACCAAAGATTATAAAATAGATTTTGAAGGAATTTCAAACTTCATTAAAAATCAATATGATAATTCCGATTCGGCAAGCATTAAACGTTGGGCAAAAGAATTTATGGACGAAAATGATTGTCCAGAATGCGAAGGCACACGTTTGAGAAAAGAATCGTTATATTTCAAATTAAACGGGAAAAACATCGGCGAATTAGTTCAAATGGATATTGCCGAATTATCCGAATGGTTTGCAGATTTAGACAATCATTTATCTGAAAAACAAAAAGTTATTGCTGTTGAGGTTGTAAAGGAAATTACAGCGAGATTGCAATTTTTGTTAGACGTTGGTTTGAATTATTTATCATTAAACAGAAGTTCAAAATCACTTTCTGGTGGTGAAGCGCAACGTATTCGATTGGCCACACAAATTGGTTCGCAACTAGTTGGTGTTTTGTATATTTTAGATGAACCAAGTATTGGTTTGCACCAAAGAGACAACGAACGCTTGATTAAATCCTTAGAAAGTTTGCGTGATATTGGTAATTCAGTAATCGTAGTAGAACACGACAAAGACATGATTGAACGTGCCGATTATGTGATTGATATTGGTCCAAAAGCAGGTCGCTTTGGTGGACAAATCATCAGTAAAGGAACGCCGAAAGAATTATTGAAAAAAGATACAATTACCGCACAATATTTAAACGGTAAATTGAAGATTGAAGTGCCAAAAACGCGTAGAGAAGGCAACGGAAAATCTATTAAATTATCAGGTGCAACAGGAAATAATTTAAAAAATGTTTCAATTGAAATTCCATTGGGAAAATTAGTTTGCGTTACGGGTGTTTCGGGAAGTGGAAAATCGACATTGATTAACGAAACCTTGTATCCGATATTAAACGCACATTTTTTTAATGCGGTAAAAAAACCACAGCCTTATAAGAAAATAGAAGGTTTAGAACATATTGATAAAGTTATCGACATCGACCAAAGTCCGATTGGAAGAACACCGCGTTCCAATCCAGCGACGTATACCGATGTTTTTTCAGAAATTAGAAGTTTATACACGCAAACACCTGAAGCAATGATTCGAGGTTATAAGCCTGGAAGATTTAGTTTTAATGTAAAAGGTGGTCGTTGTGAAACTTGCGAAGGTTCAGGTGTTAGAACCATTGAAATGAGTTTTTTACCCGATGTTTATGTGGAATGCGAAACCTGTATGGGAAAACGTTTCAATAGAGAAACATTGGAAATTCGTTACAAAGGAAAATCAATTTCTGATGTATTGAATATGACAGTAGATGAAACGGTTGAATTCTTTGAAAATATTCCAAAAATCTATCGAAAAGTAAAAACCATTCAAGATGTTGGATTAGGTTACATTAACTTAGGCCAACAAAGTACAACACTTTCAGGAGGTGAAGCACAACGAATCAAATTAGCCACAGAACTTTCAAAAAAAGATACCGGAAATACCTTTTATATTTTAGATGAACCTACAACAGGTTTGCATTTTGAAGACATTCGAGTTTTGATGGATGTAATTAATGTGTTGGTTGAAAAAGGAAATACGGTTTTAATTATTGAGCATAATTTAGATGTTGTAAAATTAGCCGATTATGTAATTGATATTGGTTACGAAGGTGGAAAAGGTGGTGGAGAGGTTGTAGCAAAAGGAACTCCCGAAGAAATTGTCAAAAATAAAAAAAGTTATACAGCGCAGTTTTTGAAAAAAGAATTATCTTAG
- the clpB gene encoding ATP-dependent chaperone ClpB yields MNINKFTIKSQEALQQAQQIAQSFGQQQLENEHLFKGILEVDENVTPFILKKLNVNVELFKKVLDSTIQSFPKVSGGEMQFSRDAGTAMNEAEIIAKKMNDEFVSIEHLILAIFKSKSKVAQILKDRGVTEKGLQAAIDEMRKGERVTSASAEETYNSLNKYAKNLNELAKSGKLDPVIGRDEEIRRVLQILTRRTKNNPMLVGEPGVGKTAIAEGLAHRIVDGDVPENLKDKIVYSLDMGALIAGAKYKGEFEERLKAVVKEVTSAEGDIVLFIDEIHTLVGAGGGEGAMDAANILKPALARGELRAIGATTLDEYQKYFEKDKALERRFQKVMVDEPDTESAISILRGIKEKYETHHKVRIKDDAIIAAVELSQRYITNRFLPDKAIDLMDEAASKLRMEINSKPEELDVLDRKIMQLEIEIEAIKRENDETKLKGLGLDLANLKEERNEIFTKWKSEKDVVDNIQNVKQEIEDFKIEAEQAERNGDYGKVAEIRYGKIKEAQERLDTLQIQLAENQAETSLIKEEVTREDIAEVVAKWTGIPVMKMLQGEREKLLRLEEELHRRVVGQEEAIEAVSDAVRRSRAGLQDMKKPIGSFLFLGTTGVGKTELAKALAEYLFDDENAMTRIDMSEYQERHSVSRLVGAPPGYVGYDEGGQLTEAVRRKPYSVVLLDEIEKAHPDTFNILLQVLDEGRLTDNKGRVADFKNTIIIMTSNMGSAIIQEKFENLKGGIDAATEAAKVEVLGLLKQIVRPEFINRIDEIVMFTPLTNANIKEIVGLQLKSVIKMLSHQQITMDATPEAIEYLAQKGFDPQYGARPVKRVIQREVLNQLSKEILAGKVTVDSIILLDSFDGQLVFRNESELVK; encoded by the coding sequence ATGAACATCAATAAATTCACAATCAAATCGCAAGAAGCTTTGCAACAAGCACAGCAAATTGCACAAAGTTTTGGGCAACAACAGCTAGAAAACGAACACCTTTTTAAAGGAATTTTGGAAGTGGACGAAAACGTAACTCCCTTCATTTTGAAAAAACTCAACGTTAATGTGGAGCTTTTCAAAAAAGTATTGGACAGCACCATTCAAAGTTTTCCAAAAGTATCTGGAGGAGAAATGCAATTCTCTCGCGATGCAGGAACTGCAATGAACGAAGCGGAAATCATTGCTAAAAAAATGAACGATGAATTCGTTTCTATCGAACATTTAATTTTAGCCATTTTCAAATCAAAAAGTAAAGTCGCGCAAATTTTAAAAGATCGAGGTGTAACTGAAAAAGGTTTGCAAGCCGCTATCGACGAAATGCGCAAAGGTGAACGCGTAACTTCGGCTTCGGCAGAAGAAACGTACAATTCACTGAATAAATACGCAAAAAACCTCAACGAACTGGCTAAAAGCGGTAAACTTGACCCTGTTATTGGCCGTGATGAAGAAATTCGTAGAGTTTTACAAATTTTAACGCGCCGAACCAAAAACAATCCGATGTTAGTTGGTGAACCTGGTGTTGGTAAAACAGCCATTGCCGAAGGTTTAGCACACCGAATTGTAGATGGCGATGTTCCTGAAAATCTAAAAGATAAAATCGTTTATTCATTAGATATGGGTGCATTGATTGCAGGTGCAAAGTACAAAGGTGAATTTGAAGAACGACTAAAAGCCGTAGTTAAAGAAGTAACTTCTGCCGAAGGCGATATCGTACTTTTCATTGATGAAATTCATACACTTGTTGGTGCTGGCGGTGGAGAAGGTGCAATGGACGCCGCAAATATCTTAAAACCTGCTTTAGCTCGTGGCGAGTTACGTGCCATCGGAGCAACAACTTTGGATGAGTATCAAAAATATTTCGAAAAAGACAAAGCACTAGAAAGACGTTTCCAAAAAGTAATGGTCGATGAACCCGATACAGAAAGTGCGATTTCGATTTTGCGTGGTATCAAAGAGAAATATGAAACACACCACAAAGTACGTATCAAAGACGATGCTATTATTGCGGCTGTCGAATTATCACAACGTTATATTACGAATCGTTTCTTACCAGATAAAGCGATTGATTTGATGGACGAAGCAGCTTCAAAATTGCGTATGGAAATCAATTCCAAACCAGAAGAATTAGATGTTTTGGATAGAAAAATCATGCAATTGGAAATCGAAATTGAGGCTATTAAACGTGAGAATGATGAAACTAAATTGAAAGGTTTAGGTTTAGATTTAGCCAATTTAAAAGAAGAACGCAACGAGATTTTCACCAAATGGAAATCGGAAAAAGATGTTGTGGACAATATTCAAAACGTAAAACAAGAAATTGAAGATTTCAAAATTGAAGCCGAACAAGCCGAACGCAATGGCGATTATGGAAAAGTAGCTGAAATTCGTTACGGAAAAATTAAAGAAGCACAAGAACGATTAGATACTTTACAAATTCAATTAGCCGAAAACCAAGCAGAAACTTCCTTAATCAAAGAAGAAGTTACTCGCGAAGATATTGCCGAAGTAGTTGCCAAATGGACCGGAATTCCCGTAATGAAAATGTTGCAGGGAGAAAGAGAAAAATTACTTCGTTTAGAAGAAGAATTACATCGAAGAGTTGTGGGTCAGGAAGAAGCTATTGAAGCCGTGAGCGATGCTGTTCGTAGAAGTCGCGCTGGCTTACAAGACATGAAAAAACCAATTGGTTCATTCTTATTCTTAGGAACTACAGGTGTTGGTAAAACCGAATTAGCCAAAGCATTAGCCGAATATTTGTTCGATGATGAAAATGCGATGACTCGAATAGATATGAGCGAATACCAAGAACGTCATTCGGTAAGTAGATTAGTAGGTGCTCCTCCAGGATATGTAGGTTATGATGAAGGCGGACAATTAACCGAAGCGGTAAGAAGAAAACCTTACTCGGTAGTATTATTAGATGAAATTGAAAAAGCACATCCTGATACGTTTAATATCTTGTTACAAGTATTAGATGAAGGACGATTGACCGATAACAAAGGTCGTGTTGCAGATTTCAAAAACACGATTATCATCATGACTTCAAATATGGGAAGTGCCATTATACAAGAGAAATTCGAAAATCTTAAAGGTGGAATTGATGCTGCAACCGAAGCTGCGAAAGTAGAAGTTTTAGGATTGTTGAAACAAATTGTTCGACCAGAATTCATCAACAGAATTGACGAAATTGTAATGTTTACGCCATTAACCAATGCAAATATCAAAGAAATTGTTGGTTTGCAGTTGAAAAGCGTTATTAAAATGTTGTCGCATCAACAAATTACAATGGATGCGACACCAGAAGCTATTGAATACTTGGCACAAAAAGGTTTTGATCCACAATATGGCGCACGACCTGTTAAACGAGTGATTCAACG
- a CDS encoding TIGR00730 family Rossman fold protein produces MAADQYENEDHRIQEKFKQKTWNEIRSNDSWAIFKIMSEFVNGYESMGRIGPCVSIFGSARTKPEDKNYLLAEKIAFKISKAGYGVITGGGPGIMEAGNKGAHYGGGISVGLNIELPFEQHYNPYIDKDKNLNFDYFFVRKVMFVKYSQGFVVMPGGFGTLDELFEAVTLIQTKKIGKFPIILVGTEFWSGLLDWIKTVMIDKMKNANPEDMNLIKVVDTEDEVLEALDNFYKKYNLSPNF; encoded by the coding sequence ATGGCAGCAGATCAATACGAAAACGAAGATCACAGAATTCAAGAAAAATTCAAGCAAAAAACTTGGAACGAAATACGATCAAACGATTCTTGGGCAATTTTTAAAATCATGTCGGAATTCGTAAATGGGTATGAATCCATGGGAAGAATAGGACCTTGTGTGTCTATTTTTGGTTCGGCAAGAACAAAACCAGAAGATAAAAACTATTTATTAGCGGAAAAAATTGCTTTCAAAATCAGTAAAGCTGGATATGGTGTAATTACAGGTGGTGGTCCCGGTATCATGGAAGCTGGTAACAAAGGAGCGCATTATGGCGGTGGAATTTCGGTAGGTTTAAACATCGAATTGCCTTTTGAACAACATTATAATCCTTATATTGATAAAGACAAAAACTTAAATTTTGATTACTTCTTCGTAAGAAAAGTAATGTTTGTAAAATATTCACAAGGTTTCGTTGTAATGCCAGGTGGTTTTGGAACATTAGACGAATTGTTCGAAGCAGTAACATTGATTCAAACCAAGAAAATTGGAAAATTCCCAATTATTTTGGTTGGAACTGAATTTTGGTCTGGTTTATTAGACTGGATTAAAACTGTTATGATTGACAAAATGAAAAATGCCAATCCAGAGGACATGAACTTAATCAAAGTAGTTGACACAGAAGATGAGGTATTGGAAGCCTTAGATAACTTTTATAAAAAATACAACTTATCTCCTAATTTTTAA